The following is a genomic window from Desulfofarcimen acetoxidans DSM 771.
CAAAAAACAATTGTAATATTGCCACAATTGCCTTATAATAAGGTTAACTAAAGGTCATGAAGGCCTTTGCACGATGAAATAAAAAGATTTTAGTACAATTGCATATTTTAAAACAGGACCATGAAGGTTATTTAGGCGGCAGGAGCCCCTTTTGTTAACTATGGTCTTTTTTGTTGTTATGCTATAAAGGAGTGGTAGTTTTGGATATACTGTTGGGAAAAGTAAAAGAAAATTCCCCTCTTTATAAAGTTGATGCTAGGGCAAAGGTTGTAGCTATTCTGATATTTATTGCTTTTACCTCTACTCTTCGGGCCTTACCCGTTTTGGGTGCCGCTGCTGTATTTATGCTGAGTCTGGCTGCAGCGGCTAAAATTACTCCTGGGATAATTTTAAAAAGATTGTTCTGGGTTATACCCTTTGCCGGTGGTATGATTGTATTTTTCCCTTTTATCATTCCCGGAGATGCTGTCTTTCAACTGAACTTTGGACTTTTTATTCTGACTGCCACTGACCAGGGAATATCTCATGCGGTTATGTTGTCTTTGAGGGTTTTTGTGGCTGTTATGGCTGTTACTTTGCTCGTGAGTACCACCAAATTTAATGAAATAACCCGTGCTCTGATTAGTTTAAAAGTACCGACAATTTTTGTCGAACTTATTGAGTTTACCATAAGATATATTTTTGTTTTGACAGATGAAGTTGCCCGCATGAAAACTGCCAGGCGGGCAAGGAACTTTCAAAATGGCGGATCACTTTTTTGCAGGCACACTTTCAAGACTTTAGGCAATTCTGTTGCTGTACTTTTTATCAGATCCTACGAGCGTGGCGAGCGCATATACAATGCAATGCTGGCCAGGTGTTATGCAGGTCATGTTAGGACGAATGAACAGTTATCAATGAGAACTGCTGACTGGTGCTGGAGTTTGAGTATTGCAGCAGCCGGTTTATGCTTAAGGCTGGTGGAGTTTGGAGGAGTTGTATGGCCAACATTATTGAAGTAGAGAATTTGTTTTACTGCTACAGGGATGGTACTAAGGCCTTAAAGGGTTTGTCGTTAAATATTGAAGAAAACTCCAAAGTTGCCCTGCTGGGGCCTAACGGAGCGGGTAAGTCAACTTTTTTGCTGCATTTAAACGGTATCCATTTACCTCAAAAGGGTGCAATCAGAGTGCTGGGAAGTGAGATTAATAAAAAAACTGAGAAGTGGGTGCGCAGTCAGGTAGGTCTGGTTTTTCAGGATCCGGATGATCAGGTGTTTTCAGCTTCTGTTTGGGAGGATGTAGCTTTTGGTCCCGTGAACATGGGGCTCAGTCAGTCGGAAGTAGATGAAAGAACGGAAACGGCTTTACGTGCTGTGCGTATGTATGATTTCCGGGACAAGCCTCCTTATCACTTGAGTTACGGGCAGAAAAAGAGAGTTGCTATAGCCGGGGTGCTGGCCATGCGACCTCAGGTGATAGTTCTGGATGAACCAGTAGCCTATCTTGACCCAAAAGGTAAGGAAACTTTAATGGAAATACTGGATGGCCTGCATGCTGCGGGAACTACCGTAATGATAGCTACGCATGATGTGGATTTGGCGGCGGAATGGGCTAGTCAGGTAATTATAATTAAAAATGGTGTTACTCTAGCTGCAGGTGATAATTCGCTCTTAAACAGAGACGATATAGTTCAGGCAGCTGAGCTTAGATACCCTGTTGTTGCACAGATATTCAGGCAGCTGCCTGAACTGGGTTTAAGTAAATTGCCGCTGACAATTAAGGAAGCGGTCGAAACAATCAAAGAAATTTATTGTAAACAGGAGAGGTAATCATGAGCAGTCATATTTGGATGGAGCCTACCCATATGCACTTCCACACCGGGCATGTGGCTCAAATTAAGCTGTACCGGGGAGAAATGATGCAGCCTCAGCCACTGGCAGACGTGGAAGCAGAATTGAAGCTGTACAAACCTGACGGTACAGAAGAAAGACTTATTTCAGGAGAAATTAAGGATGACTACTATTTAATTAATTTTGAACCTGAAACGGAGGGTTTTTATACTCTTACTGCCAGGGACGTAAATGGTTGCTATGCTAAAATAATTGTTCCGGTAGGTCATCACCTTCAGGGTCCAGTTAATCCGGTTGGAGAAGATCTGGAAGTAACTCCTGATTTTGTGCAGGAATATCATTTAAAGGACATGATCAAGATTAGCGTGTCGGCTGCCGGAAATCCTCTGGCAGATGCGTCTATTAAGGCAACTTATCATTTTTATGACGGTAATGATTATCCTTATACTTTTTTTGCTGACGCTAGCGGGCGGGCACAATTTATTTTTCCGGAAAAAGGCCACTGGATGTTTGCAGTGACCAGTGAGGGTCGTAGGGCTACTTATGTTGTTATGGGAGTAAGGTAGATAACTGAGAATGTTGTTGTGCAGGTATCTTTAAATAGTTTTATTTTCTTTTCTAAACTTCAGATGTTCTAAGGACTATATTTTAGAAACTGAAATAAGAGTCTCTTGATGTATGGCTTAGATTGCTTTCTTTGTGTGCAATCAGTCTGGTATTTGAATTGCGTTAGGTCGGCACTCCAAAGTGTTTTGAGATATTTTTTAAAAGGATGAACAGTATGTTTTCATACTGTTCGTCCTTTTAATGTTTTTTCACAGGTTTAATTGTTTTGCAAGAGTAAAAAGTGGTATACTCTGTATGCAGCATAATATAACAGATATTCTCTTTGTGATTAATATTTTAACTGCAATTATCTGTCGCATTTTAGGGGGAAGTTTGTTTTGGGTTTAAGGCTAAGTATTGCTATAATGGCCGGTAAAGTTACTGCAATTGTCAGCCGGATTATGGGGTGGAAGGGTTCTTCTTTGCCCGGATTGGTGGCTAGGAAAATCTACCCTCGGGTTCTGGAGGAACTGGGTAAACAACCAAGGCTGGGTGTGGTGATTGTTACCGGTACAAACGGTAAAACAACTACTAATAATATGCTGGCCTGCATGGTTTCCGGCAGCGGTTATAAGATATTGCTTAACAGTGAGGGAGCTAATTTGATTACCGGGGTGACAGCTGGTTTTATCAAGGCAGCCAGTATCAAAGGAAAAACTAACTGTGATTATGCACTTTTGGAAGTAGATGAGGCTTCTTTTCCCAGGGTGGTTAATGAAGTGATGCCAAAGGTTGTTATTGTGACAAATTTTTTTAGGGATCAACTGGATCGTTACGGGGAACTGGACACGACTATTTCTTTTGTGCAAAAAAGCCTGAACGGGCTTATGGGCAATAAAAAGGTAACTGACCAGGGGGTGCAACTGGTATTAAATGCTGATGATCCGCTGGTTGCTCAGTTTCAGAGAAAAACAGGCTGGCCTGCTGTTTATTACGGTTTATCCGGCAGTGGGCGAGTGTTTTCTGCCGGTTCCTATAGCCGTGAAGCCAAATTTTGTCCTTTTTGCGGTGAGGCTCTCATTTACGCATATTATCACTATAGCCAATTAGGGCTTTATAATTGTCCCGGTTGCAGCTACAGAAGGCCTGACCCTGATGTAGAGGTGAGCCATCTGCAATCATTGCCGGATGGAACCGACTGCTTGGTCAGGTATAGCGGGGGCAGTACCATGCTTCATATCCCCACAGGCGGTTTTTATAATGTTTACAATGCACTGGCAGCTTTTACAGCCGGTCAGCTATTAAAATTGGATCCGGCTCAGGCGGCTGCCGCTTTGCGCCAATTTTCCCCTGCCATTGGCAGGATGGAGAGATTTTCTTACAGGGGAAAACCGGTTATGCTTAACCTGGTCAAAAACCCGACCGGTTTCAATGAAAGTCTTTCTGCTGTACTGTCAGTGCCGGGACAAAAGGATCTTTTTATAGCTATTAATGATAATGATGCTGACGGGAGAGACATCTCCTGGCTTTGGGATGTTGATTTTGAAATTCTTGAAGACAATCACCAGTCCTTCGGCAGTTTTATATGTTCCGGTCAGCGGGCTGAGGAGATGGCAGTTCGCTTAAAATATGCAGGTGTGCCGGGGGAGAAGATTTTTGTGGCC
Proteins encoded in this region:
- the cbiQ gene encoding cobalt ECF transporter T component CbiQ; translated protein: MDILLGKVKENSPLYKVDARAKVVAILIFIAFTSTLRALPVLGAAAVFMLSLAAAAKITPGIILKRLFWVIPFAGGMIVFFPFIIPGDAVFQLNFGLFILTATDQGISHAVMLSLRVFVAVMAVTLLVSTTKFNEITRALISLKVPTIFVELIEFTIRYIFVLTDEVARMKTARRARNFQNGGSLFCRHTFKTLGNSVAVLFIRSYERGERIYNAMLARCYAGHVRTNEQLSMRTADWCWSLSIAAAGLCLRLVEFGGVVWPTLLK
- a CDS encoding ATP-binding cassette domain-containing protein, which encodes MANIIEVENLFYCYRDGTKALKGLSLNIEENSKVALLGPNGAGKSTFLLHLNGIHLPQKGAIRVLGSEINKKTEKWVRSQVGLVFQDPDDQVFSASVWEDVAFGPVNMGLSQSEVDERTETALRAVRMYDFRDKPPYHLSYGQKKRVAIAGVLAMRPQVIVLDEPVAYLDPKGKETLMEILDGLHAAGTTVMIATHDVDLAAEWASQVIIIKNGVTLAAGDNSLLNRDDIVQAAELRYPVVAQIFRQLPELGLSKLPLTIKEAVETIKEIYCKQER
- a CDS encoding DUF4198 domain-containing protein; this encodes MSSHIWMEPTHMHFHTGHVAQIKLYRGEMMQPQPLADVEAELKLYKPDGTEERLISGEIKDDYYLINFEPETEGFYTLTARDVNGCYAKIIVPVGHHLQGPVNPVGEDLEVTPDFVQEYHLKDMIKISVSAAGNPLADASIKATYHFYDGNDYPYTFFADASGRAQFIFPEKGHWMFAVTSEGRRATYVVMGVR
- a CDS encoding MurT ligase domain-containing protein, yielding MGLRLSIAIMAGKVTAIVSRIMGWKGSSLPGLVARKIYPRVLEELGKQPRLGVVIVTGTNGKTTTNNMLACMVSGSGYKILLNSEGANLITGVTAGFIKAASIKGKTNCDYALLEVDEASFPRVVNEVMPKVVIVTNFFRDQLDRYGELDTTISFVQKSLNGLMGNKKVTDQGVQLVLNADDPLVAQFQRKTGWPAVYYGLSGSGRVFSAGSYSREAKFCPFCGEALIYAYYHYSQLGLYNCPGCSYRRPDPDVEVSHLQSLPDGTDCLVRYSGGSTMLHIPTGGFYNVYNALAAFTAGQLLKLDPAQAAAALRQFSPAIGRMERFSYRGKPVMLNLVKNPTGFNESLSAVLSVPGQKDLFIAINDNDADGRDISWLWDVDFEILEDNHQSFGSFICSGQRAEEMAVRLKYAGVPGEKIFVAGDLGQAISRVLEGQGSFVYLLSTYTALWPVQKILLNQAEKGELDAHRMSSVS